A section of the Acropora muricata isolate sample 2 chromosome 4, ASM3666990v1, whole genome shotgun sequence genome encodes:
- the LOC136913122 gene encoding phosphoserine aminotransferase-like: protein MAETEKRVLNFAPGPAKIPEEVLAQAQKEMVNYEGLGISVMEMSHRSAHFAKIVNEAESDLRELLGIPDNYKVLFLQGGGTGEFAAVPLNLAREGKSADYIITGAWSAKAAKEAEKFTKVKPVLKKLDKYDRIPPQSEWNLDPNASYVYYCANETVHGVEFDFVPETNGIPLVCDMSSTFLSRPIDVSKFGLIYAGAQKNIGCAGVTVVIVRDDLISNPSPQCPIVFDYKVQAGNNSMYNTPPTFNIYIMGLVFKWIKKVGGVEEMDRRNDIKSNLLYDLIDSSNGFYCGTVEKKSRSRMNAPLRIANPSGDQELEKTFIEEAAAKNMIQLKGHRSVGGIRVSMYNAIKPEDVNTLVDFMKDFRQRHQKQ, encoded by the exons atGGCTGAAACAGAGAAACGGGTTCTTAATTTCGCCCCTGGGCCAGCGAAGATTCCTGAAGAA GTATTAGCTCAAGCTCAGAAGGAGATGGTGAACTATGAAGGTCTTGGAATCAGTGTCATGG AAATGAGCCATAGATCAGCACACTTTGCAAAAATTGTAAACGAGGCAGAGAGTGACCTCAGAGAGCTTCT TGGTATTCCAGACAACTATAAGGTTCTATTTTTACAAGGAGGTGGGACAGGAGAGTTTGCGGCAGTGCCATTAAACTTAGCCAGAG aGGGAAAATCCGCAGATTACATTATCACCGGAGCCTGGTCGGCAAAAGCAGCAAAAGAG GCAGAGAAGTTCACTAAAGTAAAGCCTGTTTTAAAGAAGCTGGACAAATATGACA GAATTCCTCCACAGAGTGAATGGAATTTAGATCCAAATGCTTCATATGTGTATTACTGTGCCAACGAGACAGTTCATG GTGTGGAGTTTGATTTTGTCCCAGAGACAAATGGCATTCCTCTTGTTTGTGATATGTCTTCAACATTCTTGTCAAGACCTATTGATGTCAGCAAA TTTGGTCTGATATATGCCGGAGCTCAAAAGAATATTGGCTGTGCGGGTGTTACTGTGGTAATTG TGCGTGATGATCTTATTAGCAACCCTTCACCACAATGTCCAATTGTGTTTGACTACAAG gttcaAGCTGGCAATAATTCTATGTATAATACTCCTCCAACATTCAATATCTACATAATGGGACTTGTTTTCAAATGGATTAAAAAAGTCGGAGGAGTTGAAG AAATGGACCGAAGAAACGACATCAAGTCAAACCTCTTGTACGATCTTATAGACTCATCCAATGGTTTCTACTG CGGAACAGTGGAAAAGAAGAGCCGTTCCAGAATGAATGCTCCTCTTAGAATTGCTAACCCAAGTGGAGACCAGGAACTTGAGAAAACATTCATTGAAGAGGCTGCTGCCAAAAACATGATTCAGCTGAAAGGCCACAG GTCGGTTGGTGGGATAAGAGTATCGATGTACAACGCTATTAAACCTGAAGATGTCAACACTCTAGTGGATTTCATGAAGGATTTCAGACAAAGACACCAAAAGCAGTGA